Within Candidatus Thermoplasmatota archaeon, the genomic segment GGTCGACGATGGTACGTGGGAGAGCGCGATCGAGAAAGACAACAAGCCCGCCGCGGTGATGTTCTACAGCCCCACGTGCGCGTACTGCGCTCAGATCGAGCCGTACTTCGCGGAACTTGCCAAGGAACTCGGGGACAAGGTCGTGTTCGCCAAGTTGAACATCGTGGCCAGTACGTACACGGCTGGCAGATACGGCGTCATGAGCACGCCCACGTTCAAGTTCTTCTGCAGCGGGCGCCCCGTACAGGAGCTTGTGGGAGCTGTCTATCCGCCACTCCTGAAGAAGACCCTGGAGGATGTCCTGGAGCACGGGGAGGAGTGCGTGAAGAAGTCGACGAAGGTCGAGTACGGCATGACTGGCTACGCCTGAGACTCCACGGAACGAAGCTCCTCCCGCAGTGGGATGATACCTTTTTGCAAGATTTCAAGTAGCACTTCATCCGATGATACCTAGGCTGGGCGACATGAACACCGCCATAATAGTTTCCTTGGGGATCATTTTACTCACGGTAGTCCTCGTTGCCATATTCGCCCTGAGATCAAGAGGACTCCTCAAGACCGCGCTCCGCCTGTTCTCAAGGAAGAGGAAGCTGACTATCCTCACGATAATGGCTCTCGTCGTCGGCTCGTCGATTGTGACAGGCTCGCTGGCGGTGGGGGACTCCATGCGGTACGCGATAGTGGAGGGCGTCTACGACGACCTGGGCGACGTGGACGAGGTGGTCAGCTCAAGCGGGCTCTTCAACGAGTCGATTCTCGGCGACATTTCGGCAGACCCGGCTGCGCTCGAGGTCACGGATGCATTCGCCCCTCTGATCGCCTTGAAGGGTTCAGCGAGGAACAGAGAGACGGGGCTGACCGAATCCGTGACGAACATCTTGGGATATGACGACGATCTACTCCTCGGCTTTGGACCGTTCTGGGTGTCAGGAGACGAGTCGTACGATGACACCCTTGCCCCGGGAGAGGCCATCATCAACCGGAATCTGGCAGAGAAGCTGAACGCACAGGCGGATGACGTGATTACCATATCAATGAGGAATCCAGAGTTCTCCATCGAGAGCATCTACTCGCACCTGGCAGGACAGTCGTGGGCGAACGTCACGGTCAAAGCCGTCGTCCTGGACCGCGGTGTGGGAAGGCTGAACCTGGAGACCACGAGCGTGACAGCCGCGAATCTCTTCCTGAATCTCACTTACCTCCAGGGTCTCATCGGGGCGCCTTCGGAGATCAACACTATCCTTGTGTCGAACGAAGGGGACGAGAGGACAGGTCTGGAACTGACGAACGAGGCCACGCAGCGGCTGCAGGATGCCCTCGATGACGCGGTCGGATACAGAGATGTCGGGATGAATGTGGACTCATTCGACTACATTCGCGTGGAGAGCGAGAACGTGTTCTTCGACGTGGAATACGTCACTCGCGTTGAGCAGATCGCGACCATACTTCCGGACATCGAAGCGACCTCTCCGCTCACATCCTACTTTGTCAATAACATCTCCTTTGGCGGGAACGTCGTCCCGTATTCCATCGTAACTGGCCTGGACCCCGCCGCGGACAGCGACTTCGGGCTCTTCGTCGACAACTCCACAGCACTACCGATGGTCGGAGAAATGGAGGACGACGAGATGATCATCACGAACTACACGGCATCCAGGCTCGGCGCAGGAGTCGGGGACAATCTCTCCGTCAACTACACGGTCTTCACAAGGACCTACACCATGGTCCATCGGACGGCCGTTTTCACGGTCGCCCATGTGGTGAACATCGTCGGGAAGGCGCATGATGAGAACCTGATGCCCCCCATCCCCGGCATAAGAGGAGAGTCCAGCTGCGCCGGTTGGGACCCGACCTGGATGGATGGGGAACAGATG encodes:
- a CDS encoding thioredoxin family protein; this encodes MGEIVEVDDGTWESAIEKDNKPAAVMFYSPTCAYCAQIEPYFAELAKELGDKVVFAKLNIVASTYTAGRYGVMSTPTFKFFCSGRPVQELVGAVYPPLLKKTLEDVLEHGEECVKKSTKVEYGMTGYA